The following proteins are co-located in the Tolypothrix sp. NIES-4075 genome:
- a CDS encoding DUF3536 domain-containing protein: MTSAAEMPASAGSSMSNESTAYTQQPDPLRTASGVYVAVHGHFYQPPRENPYLDAIERQPGAAPFHDWNERIHWECYRPNAFARVLNNRGEVLGIVNNYEYFSFNIGPTLMSWLERHDVEVYQRILEADRKSCDRLNGHGNAIAQVYNHIIMPLANDRDKQTQIHWGKEDFRSRFGRDPEGMWLAEAAVDYATLEALVAEGIRFIVLAPSQAQRCRPLPNNKNPHPEWHEVGGAQIDSTRPYRCYLKVETRLIASVQEGENDDRPYIDIFFYDGPISRDMGFSDVVYNSSHFTGRIGSAVRGDHRPAQLISVATDGETFGHHKKGTEKTLAYAFIEEFPRQGWTVTNFAHYLSLEAPTWEVELKPVTAWSCAHGVDRWQDDCGCGGEGGVWHQKWRRPLRDALNWLRDRLIEVYDEYGRQLFSDPWQARNEYIEVMRDRSPANINKFLNRHQTHKLTAAEQVDALRLLEMQRHALLMFTSCGWFFEEISRPEGTQIMRYAARAMELAGDVAGVQLEKGFVKRLGLAPSNVDIFKHGGEIYRQLVLTAQVGFKQVAAHYAITSLFGNGDRKPTETHNSASKLPHPYQKRVYCYTANELDYQMQRLGSLTLAMGQVKLVSEITWESEHLVFAVLHLGGWDFHCCIQPFEGRRSYSQLKEKLFAALEQASAAHTILAMTQLFGEEPFNLQNLFAEERHRIMRLLSQETLTRLNELYTQTYRDNYGVMMAFHRDQLEVPQELQVAAEIALGHRCMMTLRSLEQDIAEPQQSANHLVELEAIAKEAKHLHCRLNIHDGKVMLEQLILRSLWQLLHDPNGTFDADIQRLERLIDIGYQMNIGISLERSQELYFSCLHSQILPHCAAAVASGKDTHQCRHLLKLGQKLAVDVSPWLGQLG, encoded by the coding sequence ATGACTTCAGCTGCTGAAATGCCGGCTAGTGCTGGCTCATCGATGTCAAACGAAAGTACTGCATACACCCAGCAACCCGACCCGTTGAGAACGGCTAGCGGTGTTTACGTAGCTGTACACGGTCATTTTTACCAACCGCCACGGGAAAACCCTTATTTGGATGCGATTGAGCGCCAACCTGGAGCCGCACCTTTCCATGACTGGAATGAGCGGATTCACTGGGAATGTTACCGCCCAAATGCCTTTGCCAGAGTGTTAAACAACCGAGGTGAAGTGCTGGGGATCGTGAATAATTACGAGTATTTCAGCTTTAATATTGGACCTACGTTGATGTCGTGGCTAGAACGCCATGATGTGGAGGTTTATCAACGGATTTTAGAGGCAGATCGGAAAAGTTGCGATCGCCTAAACGGTCATGGCAATGCGATCGCGCAAGTATACAATCACATCATCATGCCTCTCGCCAACGACCGCGACAAACAAACCCAAATCCATTGGGGTAAAGAAGACTTCCGATCCCGCTTTGGACGCGATCCCGAAGGTATGTGGCTAGCGGAAGCTGCCGTAGACTACGCAACTCTAGAAGCTTTAGTTGCTGAAGGCATTCGCTTTATCGTCCTCGCACCTTCTCAAGCACAACGTTGTCGTCCTTTACCAAATAACAAGAATCCGCACCCGGAATGGCACGAAGTCGGCGGCGCTCAAATTGATTCTACCCGCCCATATCGTTGTTATTTGAAAGTAGAGACGCGATTAATCGCGTCTGTACAGGAGGGGGAAAATGACGATCGCCCATACATTGATATCTTTTTCTACGATGGTCCGATATCGCGGGATATGGGTTTTAGTGATGTGGTTTACAATTCCAGTCACTTTACAGGACGCATCGGTTCAGCGGTGCGCGGGGATCATCGTCCAGCACAGTTGATTTCTGTAGCGACGGATGGGGAAACCTTTGGACATCACAAGAAAGGAACTGAGAAAACTCTCGCTTACGCATTCATCGAAGAATTTCCCCGTCAAGGTTGGACAGTAACGAACTTTGCCCACTACCTCAGCTTAGAAGCGCCGACTTGGGAAGTCGAATTAAAGCCTGTCACGGCATGGAGTTGCGCCCACGGTGTCGATAGATGGCAAGATGATTGCGGTTGTGGTGGTGAAGGTGGAGTATGGCATCAAAAATGGCGGCGTCCGTTGCGAGATGCTTTAAATTGGCTGCGCGATCGCTTAATTGAGGTGTATGACGAATATGGCAGACAGCTTTTTAGCGATCCCTGGCAAGCGAGAAATGAATATATCGAGGTGATGCGCGATCGCTCTCCAGCGAATATTAACAAATTCCTCAACCGCCATCAAACTCACAAACTAACAGCCGCCGAACAAGTAGACGCATTACGACTTTTAGAAATGCAGCGTCATGCTTTGCTGATGTTCACCAGTTGCGGTTGGTTTTTTGAAGAAATTTCCCGCCCAGAGGGAACGCAGATTATGCGCTATGCGGCGCGGGCGATGGAATTGGCGGGAGATGTGGCGGGTGTACAGTTAGAAAAAGGCTTTGTCAAACGCCTTGGTTTAGCCCCCAGTAATGTTGATATATTCAAGCATGGTGGGGAAATTTATCGCCAATTGGTGCTAACGGCGCAAGTGGGTTTTAAGCAAGTTGCCGCACATTACGCGATTACTTCATTATTTGGGAATGGCGATCGCAAACCGACAGAAACCCATAATTCTGCAAGTAAGCTGCCGCATCCTTACCAAAAGCGAGTTTATTGCTACACCGCAAATGAGTTAGATTACCAAATGCAACGCCTGGGATCGCTAACTTTGGCAATGGGACAAGTAAAGCTAGTGTCAGAAATTACTTGGGAAAGCGAACATTTAGTTTTTGCTGTGCTGCATTTAGGAGGCTGGGATTTTCATTGCTGCATTCAACCGTTTGAGGGCAGACGTAGTTACAGCCAGTTAAAAGAAAAGCTGTTTGCAGCGCTAGAACAAGCGAGTGCGGCGCATACAATCTTGGCGATGACGCAGTTGTTTGGCGAGGAGCCTTTCAACTTGCAGAATTTATTCGCTGAGGAACGCCATCGAATTATGCGGTTGTTGAGTCAGGAAACACTGACACGTTTAAATGAGCTTTATACTCAAACGTACCGGGATAATTACGGAGTGATGATGGCATTCCACCGGGATCAACTGGAAGTACCGCAAGAGTTGCAGGTAGCAGCAGAGATTGCCTTAGGGCATCGGTGTATGATGACATTGCGATCGCTTGAGCAAGACATCGCCGAGCCGCAACAAAGCGCGAATCATCTGGTAGAATTGGAGGCGATCGCCAAAGAAGCAAAACATCTGCATTGTCGGTTGAACATTCACGACGGCAAGGTGATGTTAGAGCAATTGATTTTGCGATCGCTTTGGCAATTATTGCACGATCCCAACGGCACATTCGATGCAGATATCCAACGCTTGGAAAGGTTGATAGATATCGGCTATCAGATGAACATCGGCATCTCTCTGGAGCGATCCCAGGAATTATACTTTAGCTGTCTGCACAGTCAAATATTACCGCATTGTGCGGCTGCGGTGGCTAGTGGGAAAGATACTCATCAGTGTCGGCATTTGTTGAAGTTGGGACAAAAGTTAGCTGTTGATGTTAGTCCTTGGTTGGGTCAATTAGGATAA
- a CDS encoding RNA-guided endonuclease InsQ/TnpB family protein: protein MLLSIKTKLKLSKSQETVMSKHAGIARFTYNWGLATWKELYSYGLKPNKYILKKFFNNHVKPEFTWIKEKGICQKITQYAFDNLGDAFSNFFSGQGGYPNFKKKGHHDSFTIDAGGKPIPVGGRSIKLPTIGWVKTYEGLPHTTCKSITISRTADSWFIAFAYEQNHEPTVKQHDVVGVDLGVNELATLSTGVVFPNPKHYKTHLDKLRRLSRNFARKSKGSNNRQSCKIQLAKHHAKVANLRNNTIHQITTYLCKNHAYIVVEDLDISGMLANHKLAQVIADCGFHEFKRQLEYKAKKFGCEIIIASRWFPSSKTCSNCGHIQDMPLKERTYNCSSCGYSIDRDLNAAINLSQCVARVPPR, encoded by the coding sequence ATGCTTTTATCCATCAAGACAAAGTTAAAACTAAGTAAAAGTCAAGAAACAGTGATGAGTAAACATGCAGGCATTGCCCGCTTTACCTATAACTGGGGACTGGCTACTTGGAAAGAACTTTATTCATATGGATTAAAGCCTAACAAATACATTCTGAAGAAATTCTTTAACAATCACGTAAAACCTGAGTTTACATGGATTAAAGAAAAAGGGATTTGTCAGAAAATAACTCAATATGCTTTTGATAATTTAGGTGATGCTTTCTCTAACTTCTTTAGTGGTCAAGGTGGTTATCCTAATTTCAAGAAAAAAGGACACCACGACTCTTTTACTATTGATGCTGGTGGCAAACCTATTCCAGTAGGTGGTAGGTCAATTAAACTCCCGACCATTGGATGGGTGAAAACCTATGAAGGTTTGCCTCATACCACTTGTAAATCAATCACAATATCTCGCACGGCTGACAGTTGGTTTATTGCTTTTGCGTATGAACAAAATCATGAACCAACTGTAAAGCAACACGATGTTGTCGGCGTTGATTTAGGTGTTAATGAATTGGCTACACTCTCTACTGGAGTTGTGTTTCCTAACCCTAAACATTACAAGACGCACCTTGATAAGCTTCGCCGATTATCACGAAATTTTGCCAGAAAAAGTAAAGGTTCAAACAATAGACAATCATGTAAAATTCAACTAGCAAAACATCATGCCAAGGTAGCGAATCTCAGAAATAATACGATCCATCAAATCACTACTTACTTATGCAAAAACCACGCTTATATTGTAGTAGAAGATTTAGATATTTCCGGGATGCTAGCGAATCACAAGTTGGCTCAAGTAATTGCTGATTGTGGGTTTCATGAGTTTAAGCGCCAGTTGGAATACAAAGCTAAGAAGTTTGGCTGTGAAATCATAATAGCTAGTCGTTGGTTCCCGTCTAGTAAAACCTGTTCTAATTGTGGACATATCCAGGATATGCCACTAAAGGAAAGAACTTATAACTGTAGCAGTTGTGGTTATTCCATAGATAGAGATTTAAACGCCGCGATAAATTTGAGCCAGTGCGTTGCGCGGGTTCCCCCGCGTTAA
- a CDS encoding HNH endonuclease, with protein sequence MSKTPRIRIPLEVRKYVFQRDKYQCQSCGTNDETNLTIDHIIPLARGGQNDISNLQTLYFTCNLEKTDKIVHRFRRHFDL encoded by the coding sequence ATGAGTAAAACTCCTCGCATTCGCATCCCTCTAGAGGTGAGGAAATATGTATTTCAACGCGACAAATATCAGTGTCAAAGTTGTGGTACAAATGACGAAACTAATCTCACTATTGACCATATCATCCCCCTCGCCCGTGGTGGTCAAAATGACATCAGTAACTTACAAACTCTCTACTTTACCTGCAACCTTGAAAAAACAGACAAAATAGTTCACCGCTTTCGGCGACATTTTGATTTATAA
- a CDS encoding KGK domain-containing protein, whose product MNNKFKVLECNEDDVVSLNGKLLKFAQLKDNFENEFRQKIINLYGKQDQHAGTVERIFTLKNTSFGQCDLTINLSSPKEGKECEILRLGAKSWQKGKLRTQTFIEFFPNTIEKAKINFTIEFSPDEPEITQTESPLDDIRRMINEVST is encoded by the coding sequence ATGAACAATAAATTTAAAGTTCTAGAATGTAATGAGGATGATGTTGTGTCATTGAATGGAAAATTATTGAAATTTGCTCAATTAAAGGATAATTTTGAAAATGAATTTAGGCAAAAAATAATAAATCTTTATGGGAAACAAGACCAACATGCTGGTACAGTAGAAAGAATTTTTACTTTAAAAAATACATCTTTTGGACAATGTGATTTAACTATTAATTTAAGTTCACCAAAAGAGGGTAAAGAATGTGAAATTCTCAGACTTGGTGCTAAAAGTTGGCAAAAAGGAAAACTTAGAACTCAAACTTTTATAGAGTTTTTTCCTAATACAATTGAAAAAGCTAAAATTAACTTTACTATAGAATTCTCTCCAGATGAACCCGAAATCACTCAAACCGAATCACCACTTGATGACATCCGCCGCATGATAAACGAAGTCAGCACATGA
- a CDS encoding KGK domain-containing protein, with protein sequence MEDGFKRLECNDNDVLALANDTFKVNRFKKAVNASFNSSVGRKFIEQLTSQSIHLNMQKLHPKSSDEAWFNEGIDCELLNLGSKAWKKGKVKINITLEFYVEEEEIIEPESPLDDIRRMANEGNF encoded by the coding sequence ATGGAAGATGGATTTAAGCGGTTAGAGTGTAATGATAATGATGTTTTGGCTTTGGCAAATGATACATTCAAAGTTAACAGATTTAAAAAAGCAGTAAATGCATCGTTTAATTCATCAGTAGGAAGGAAATTTATTGAGCAACTAACTTCTCAAAGTATCCATTTAAATATGCAAAAATTGCATCCTAAGTCAAGTGATGAAGCGTGGTTTAACGAAGGGATAGATTGTGAACTTTTAAATCTCGGTTCTAAAGCTTGGAAAAAAGGAAAGGTGAAAATTAATATCACCCTCGAGTTTTATGTAGAAGAGGAAGAAATTATCGAACCGGAATCACCCCTTGATGACATCCGTCGCATGGCTAACGAAGGCAACTTTTGA
- a CDS encoding KGK domain-containing protein, producing MHDNSFLPNYGDDDVCSSSADAMFKVGRLRETIKRAFRDSLQKALNDVLTNAGLKFYTHQKDWLGDGIDCEILKIGAKGWQKGKIKIRVSVEFCPDEPEIEEAPEITEPESPLDDIRRMINEVKL from the coding sequence ATGCACGACAACTCTTTTTTACCAAATTACGGCGATGATGATGTTTGCTCTTCTTCTGCTGATGCAATGTTTAAAGTCGGTAGACTTAGAGAAACGATAAAACGAGCATTTAGAGATTCGCTACAAAAAGCATTAAATGATGTATTAACAAATGCTGGATTAAAATTTTATACGCATCAAAAAGACTGGTTGGGCGACGGCATTGATTGTGAAATACTGAAGATAGGAGCTAAAGGTTGGCAAAAAGGAAAAATTAAAATCAGAGTTAGCGTAGAATTTTGTCCTGATGAACCGGAAATTGAAGAAGCACCAGAAATCACCGAACCCGAATCACCACTTGATGACATCCGTCGCATGATAAACGAAGTTAAATTATGA